Genomic window (Pseudomonadota bacterium):
TTGCGCAGCGGCGGGCCTCGCGATCGCACCGGGCAACCTCGCGCTGGCGATCCTGACCGTTCAGGTGGAGTGATCCGCTAGGCCGCACAACGTAGCGGGCGCACAACACGTTGTTGCGTCCGCTACGTGTTCGAGCGGGTGGTCCCGGGCGCTTCCAGCTCGACCGCTAGCACCAGGTCTCGCTGCAGGTCGCTGCCGATGAGAAACGTCTTCTCTCCCACCGCATCGAAGCCGCACTTGCGATAGAACGCGATAGCCCTCGGGTTGTGCTCCCATACGCCGAGCCAGAGCACCCTGGCACCTGCGTCGGCGGCACGCGCCAACACGTCGGCCATGAGCACGTTCGCGACGCCGCGGCCATGGTGCTCTTTGCGCAGGTAGAACCGGCTGAGTTCCGCTAGGGCGTCGCCAGCGACGCAGTGGATGGAAGAACGCGTCTTGATCTGGGCGTAGCCCGCCAGCCGGTTCGACCGCTCCGCCAGCACGGTGATGGACTCGGGATCGCAGATCTCACTCAGTTGCTGCTGTTCGCCGAACGCGTCGGCGCAGTAGCGGTCCAGGTCCTCCCGCGTATTCTGCTCGGCGAAGGCGTCGCGGAAGGTCTCCTCCGCCATACGCGCGAGTGACTGCGCGTCCTGCGCGGTGGCGGTTCTCGTGGACAGGTGCGAAGTGGTCATCGCGTTAGGCACTCAGCGCCGTCTATCCCGCAATGCTGATCGAGGGGGTGACGGCTGGCATGGCTGCAGCAGGAGACTCCGGATTGCCAGCCTAGGACAGTGGTCGCTTGGCCACGACCTCCTCCTTCGCAAGCCCTATGAACTCATCGACGGACATGGAGCCGAGGTCTTTGCCCTTGAGCGTACGCACGGCCACGGTGCCCTCCTCCACTTCGCGCTTCCCGGCCACCAGCTGGTAGGGGATGCGTTGGAGCGTATGCTCTCGTACTTTGAAGCCGACTTTCTCGTTCCTCAGATCGGAAATCGCGCGCATGCCCGCCGCGCGTAGCTCCCCTT
Coding sequences:
- a CDS encoding GNAT family N-acetyltransferase, producing MTTSHLSTRTATAQDAQSLARMAEETFRDAFAEQNTREDLDRYCADAFGEQQQLSEICDPESITVLAERSNRLAGYAQIKTRSSIHCVAGDALAELSRFYLRKEHHGRGVANVLMADVLARAADAGARVLWLGVWEHNPRAIAFYRKCGFDAVGEKTFLIGSDLQRDLVLAVELEAPGTTRSNT